From the genome of Halomonas sp. I5-271120, one region includes:
- a CDS encoding hydrolase: protein MSRTIVPADFRPARGLANRHLQTLLPRMLPAPRLAFETEIVNLPDGDFVELAWGRPAPEAADAPLFILFHGLEGSVQSPYAKGLMATAARLGWRSVLMHFRGCGKAPNRLPRAYHSGDTADAYWVLGLLAKRYPHALKVAAGVSLGGNMLTKLVAEQGGDGLDLAGAIVISAPLDLAASADALNRGFAKVYQRHLLKDLKRKIAAKMRLGPLPIALTPHQLKELDTFWAYDNEVTAPLHGFSSASDYYARASAGRLLGTIELPMLMLHAADDPFMPGDLFERLPTPADSVRVEIARHGGHVGFIESRHGRPSSWLLRRVARQLDDWASAGPATHWPTFVASRSDN, encoded by the coding sequence ATGTCACGCACCATCGTTCCCGCCGACTTTCGCCCTGCCAGAGGGCTTGCCAACCGCCACCTGCAGACGCTGCTGCCGCGAATGTTGCCGGCACCGCGTTTGGCCTTCGAAACGGAGATCGTCAATCTACCGGACGGCGATTTCGTGGAATTGGCCTGGGGCCGACCCGCCCCCGAGGCAGCTGACGCCCCGCTGTTCATCCTCTTTCATGGCCTGGAAGGATCAGTCCAGTCCCCCTACGCCAAAGGGCTGATGGCCACCGCTGCGCGGCTTGGCTGGCGCAGCGTGCTGATGCACTTTCGTGGCTGCGGCAAGGCCCCCAATCGCCTGCCCAGGGCGTACCACAGCGGCGATACCGCCGATGCCTACTGGGTCCTTGGCCTGCTGGCGAAGCGCTATCCCCACGCCCTGAAGGTAGCCGCCGGCGTTTCGCTGGGGGGCAACATGCTGACCAAGCTGGTGGCTGAGCAGGGAGGCGATGGCCTCGACCTGGCTGGCGCAATCGTCATCAGCGCTCCACTGGACCTGGCCGCCAGTGCCGACGCTCTGAATCGTGGCTTTGCCAAGGTCTATCAGCGCCACCTGCTAAAGGATCTGAAGCGCAAGATTGCGGCAAAAATGCGTTTGGGGCCCTTGCCGATCGCCCTTACACCGCATCAGCTCAAGGAGCTCGACACCTTCTGGGCCTACGATAACGAGGTCACGGCACCGCTGCATGGCTTCAGCTCAGCTAGCGATTACTATGCCCGCGCATCAGCGGGTCGGCTGCTCGGCACTATCGAGCTGCCGATGCTGATGCTGCATGCCGCCGACGATCCGTTCATGCCCGGCGATCTGTTCGAGCGCCTTCCCACCCCCGCGGATTCCGTGAGAGTCGAGATTGCCCGGCATGGCGGGCACGTCGGTTTCATCGAGTCCCGCCATGGTCGACCGAGTTCCTGGCTGTTGCGCCGCGTGGCCAGGCAGCTTGACGACTGGGCCTCGGCAGGCCCTGCGACTCACTGGCCCACCTTCGTGGCTAGCCGATCGGACAACTGA
- the msrA gene encoding peptide-methionine (S)-S-oxide reductase MsrA translates to MRHADKQQPVSPERALPGRDTPLSISGIHHVNGAAMCPPFPEGSEDIVLGLGCFWGAERLFWELPGVLVTAAGYAGGYTPNPTYEETCSGWTGHTEVVRVIYDPAIISLERLLRVFWEAHDPTQGMRQGNDIGTQYRSAIYATSAAQRQAAEQSREQYQHALKEAGGGEITTEVAPLEAFYYAEEYHQQYLAKNPNGYCGLKGTGVSCPIG, encoded by the coding sequence ATGCGCCATGCCGACAAGCAGCAACCCGTCAGCCCGGAACGTGCTCTACCGGGACGTGACACACCGCTGAGCATTAGCGGTATCCATCATGTCAACGGCGCCGCCATGTGCCCGCCGTTTCCGGAAGGCAGCGAGGACATCGTTCTTGGGCTCGGCTGCTTCTGGGGCGCCGAGCGACTGTTCTGGGAGCTGCCCGGTGTCCTGGTCACGGCAGCCGGCTATGCCGGCGGCTACACGCCCAACCCGACCTACGAAGAGACCTGCAGCGGCTGGACGGGCCATACAGAGGTGGTGCGGGTGATCTACGACCCGGCCATTATCTCACTGGAGCGTCTGCTGCGCGTCTTCTGGGAAGCCCACGACCCCACTCAGGGCATGCGCCAGGGCAATGATATCGGCACCCAGTACCGGTCGGCGATCTACGCGACCAGCGCTGCTCAACGCCAGGCGGCCGAGCAGAGCCGTGAGCAGTATCAGCATGCCTTGAAGGAAGCCGGCGGGGGAGAGATCACTACCGAGGTCGCGCCCCTGGAGGCCTTCTATTACGCCGAGGAGTACCACCAGCAGTATCTGGCGAAAAATCCCAATGGTTATTGCGGCCTGAAGGGAACCGGCGTCAGTTGTCCGATCGGCTAG